The window CGCCGCTGTTTCCAAGGACGGCATCCAGGTGGTTGCAACCACACGGGTGACCGTTCGAACGAACATCCAGCGCCTTGTCGGCGGCGCCACAGAGGAAACGATCATCGCCCGTGTCGGCGAAGGCATCGTAAGCACCATCGGCTCCTCCGAAACGTACAAGGAGGTGCTCGAAAATCCCGATAAAATATCGAAAGTAGTGCTCGCAAAAGGGCTTGACTCAGGGACAGCGTTCGAGATTCTCTCCATCGATATCGCCGATGTGGATGTCGGCGAAAACATCGGCGCAAAGCTCCAGATGGCCCAGGCTGATGCCGACAAGAACATCGCCCAGGCTAAAGCCGAGGTCCGCCGAGCCATGGCACGGGCTCTCGAACAGGAAATGAAAGCTAAGGTCATGGAAATGCGCGCCAAGGTCACCGAGAATGAGGCGCAGATCCCGCTTGCCATGTCGGAAGCCTTCAAGAGCGGTAATCTCGGGATTATGGATTACTATAAAATGATGAATGTCAAGGCCGACACCGAAATGAGAGGCTCCATATCGAAGAGCACACAGCCTGAATCGACAGAGGAAGGTGACAAGAGCTGATGGAACTCCTGATAAATCTCATCATTATATTCATAATTGTCGCATCGGTTCTGAAACGTCTCAGCGCGGTGAGCAGGAAGGGAAGGGAGCTCGAAACAACCCGCCTTCCGGGGGATGTTATCGAAACAGCCGGGCCTGTCGGTGTTCCGAGACCGCCGGACAGGGAGTCTGCGTGGACTCCCTATCCGGAAATTCCGGCCGGGGATACTATGGAAACGGCTGATTATCCGGTAACGACTTCCGAAGAGCTTCTGGAATCCAGCCCGTCGGAAACAATTCCCGAGCGGACTGCGGCGTATCAGAGACCCTCTCACGAACCGGCTGTTCCGCGGCACCGTGAGGTTCGCCGTCATCAGGGGATGGGCATGAAACTCGCGTTCACATCTCACCGTGTTGTCAACGGCATCATTATGAGCGAGATTCTCGGTAAGCCGGTGGGGATGAGAGAGTGAGTATCGGTGAGTATCCCCTACCATGGATA is drawn from bacterium and contains these coding sequences:
- the floA gene encoding flotillin-like protein FloA (flotillin-like protein involved in membrane lipid rafts); the protein is MLYEPFLVLIIFVALVFIFIFFWAVPVPLWISAVAAKVRISLFSLIGMRLRRVPPSLIVNQLIAATKAGLPLNSDLLEAHYLAGGNVAAVVNALIAADKASIDLSFERAAAIDLAGRNVLEAVKMSVLPKVITTPKIAAVSKDGIQVVATTRVTVRTNIQRLVGGATEETIIARVGEGIVSTIGSSETYKEVLENPDKISKVVLAKGLDSGTAFEILSIDIADVDVGENIGAKLQMAQADADKNIAQAKAEVRRAMARALEQEMKAKVMEMRAKVTENEAQIPLAMSEAFKSGNLGIMDYYKMMNVKADTEMRGSISKSTQPESTEEGDKS